In the Arachis stenosperma cultivar V10309 chromosome 8, arast.V10309.gnm1.PFL2, whole genome shotgun sequence genome, AATTTAATGGGCTTATTTGCCAATAAGTTATAGTTCAAATGGTATAGTTTTTCCATACTCATTTAGAGGTTGTGGGTTCGAGTCTCCCTAACTTTGAACAAAAAGGGGGCTTGTTTGGAcgtcattttttaaaaaatcgtgattttatatttggatatctcatctaaaaagatattttttatctattaattatgtttagacaaaataagataaaagtatGAAAAAAACGGTGGGGCAAACTTgttctaacaaaaaaaatagtatttaagaaattaaagttcaaaaatagttttgggggaaatatgaattttttttatttttgaaaaatacctgGCTTTGGATGTCGAGAATAATTTGTTGTCCCGGTAGAGAATAATGGGTAGAGTCACTGTAAGTAGGGCGTTCAAATCTAAACCGATCTAAATTAAATCGTTCATCCAATccaatttaaactaaaaattgaTTAAAACTGTACTAAATCGGATTtgattggattctattttttgtAAATCGCTGTATTGGATCAGATTTCGAATCTATTTTTCATAACCGATCCAATCCAATCAAAATCGCACAATatgttataatattattattttattattatatttacaattatacttataacatgtttaatttgttatacatttttctattatttatgtgttattattatttaataaatattttatgttcaaaatgttatttatttatttattttaactaacttataactttatttctattgttatgttatcgtttattttttaagatattgttaagacttgttgtatgtatttaattttttaatttacaaaaccgTAAATTCAATCCAATCTAAACCCCTTGAAATTGGATCAGATCAGATCAGTTTTTTTAAgtcatccaatccaaaccgcaccgcaAGTAAAATTAATGTTCGAATCGGATAAATTTTTAACTCAAAACCGATTCAAACCGCACTACGAACACCCTAATTATAAGTACCATTGAGTATCTGAATGTAGACCTCAAGttataagaagaagaaagagagtcTTGGTGTTTTCTGATGAAAAAATAAGCGAAGAAGATAGTATCTTTGTGGTTGCGACGGTGGAGAGAATGTGTAGTTAATAGAAATGACATTGAGAATGATAAGTTTGTGGgagttaatactcaaaatgGCTCCTGAAATTTGACATCCGACGCAATTTAGctcttaaatttttaattgactCAAATTGTACCCTGAAATTTTGATCCGTGCCTCAATTTGGCCCTTCCGACGTTTTTCGTCACCAGAAAGCTGACTTGGCAATTTTAAATGACACGTGGCACTGTAATAGTTATATGACATGGCCAAATTTTTCAAAGTATCAATTTAACCCCTCACAATTTGAACATAAACCTAACggtttgataaaaaaaattataaaataaaataataaattacataaatatcctcatcttcttcctctcacatcttcttcctcttcttacATCTTCTTCCAACACCCACCATCCAACAATCACTATTGTTATCATCACACTAACCACTGCATCACCAAAATATATTATAACCGATTATTAGATTTTAATGGTCTTTAtagaaaaaatatgaaataattttttaaaatgtcattaatatcctttttctttatcatctttttaaaaaaaagaacttCGAGTTCTTCCACCAACCTTTTCAAGTGTGGCCATTGACATTCATGAAGGTTGAGGCGCTATGAATCTTTTCGACTGGGAATTGTTCTCCATATGACCCTTCCTTCATTGAACTTTATCACCTATATATGTAACTAAGCATTGTAATTTGAGATTGCAAATTTTGGGTCTTTCTTTTCTgatatttcaatttttaaatttgtcaaATAGGCATCGACCAAAAATTTTACATCCATATTTATTAGGACTCCCAAGACTTATTATCCTAGGTGTTAATAGGTGTTAATAGAGACTTGGTGGTTTGagattaaaaagttaaatatgtgaaaaaaaatgagtcaaatgaaagaaagaaaatagaaaaaatagcagttgtaatagaaaaaataaaatataagaacTAACATTCTTAACCTTTTGTTGTGTATTCTGTGAGATTATGTTATTTGCAATAGAAGTTAGGGGAGGAACAAATGAAATTGAATCAGGCGTAGTGTTGTACAGAAATGGgagtgagaaagagaaaaagaagaaaaaaaaagagtaaaattgaaattttaaaataaatttattatttaaaatatttaaatataaatataattattatataattaataaaatggtTGAATCTTAACCATTAGTTCAAATTTTCAATGGTTATGATTCAAAAAGAATTTTGGACCaccaaaaatcaaaatatattttacccatttAAGAAAATTTCTAAtatgttaaatacaaaaattatttgtcattaataaaaataaaagtttatcTATTTTGTGTCTTATAGAGACATGTTaagtttataaattaataattttttattaaaaatatgaaaaattttaaatttttaatgtatttattttatatttattaaatgaaaatatttaaaaaattttaataataataaacttatcATGTGTACTTAGTACACACATTAACTACTACGATCTGGGGGAATTGGGACTGCGCTAGGTTTATGTTCAAATTGTTAGGGGTTAAATtgatgttttaaaaattttgaccatGTTATCTAACCATTATAGTGCCACGTGTCATTTAAAATTGCTAAGTCAGTTTTTGGGTGACGAAAAACGTCGGAAGGGGCAAATTGAGGCACGGGTCAAAATTTTAGGATACAATTTGagtcaattaaaaatttaaagactaaattgagtcaaatatcaaattttaaggactattttgagtattaactcaAGTTTGTAGTAGTAATATTTAGGTCGAGTTGTGCAGAACTAGAATAATAACATATATGATGgcgataaaaaaaataaagagtgaTATATAAGCATGGTCATTGACGGAGgagttaataaaaaattatataaaatatttattgacaattatatatatatataatagtaaaTTGAGataattttgtaaatattttgcACAACTCCATTTGATGAAACTCTCTTATAAAGCTCCATCAAATACTTTGCCATGAGTTAAACCCATGTTTCAAATACTTGGGTGCAGCTTCgtataaaaactaacaaatcTATCATTTATCTCATGTCTCGTCTCCGTTGTTTGGATTATTTAAGTATCTAGCAAGTATAACGTTACGACGGTATATCCGTATATATATAAAGTTCCATCATTTTAGCACATAGAAAATAACGATgaatacaaaaacaaaatataaagttATAAGTAAAATAGAAGTTATGATTTAACTAAATGAATTCTCTAAGACATTGGCTAAGAGAGTtaaaatatatgtttttttactctttggtattaatttttttttaaaaataaattttatatttatggaTGCAATGTTAAATACATTGTGATCAATGGTAATAACACGAAAACTCATATTTAACTTCATGTAAAGTTGGTAGTTAAAAgtcattaaataatttgatatatttgattaaattgtcatctaacgactctcaaatctcaactatcaacttcatatgAAGTTATGAAGTTAACTGTActtgaattttttataataatagtGATATACCATTCTAATTAGGGTAAAAATCTCAATAATTAAGAGTTTTCCATTGATAGGAAAAGTTAGTCACGAGTGACCACCCTCCATATCCTAATAAGTAGCATGCATTGTGTGTATTCatatgcattattattattgcataAGGAACCATCCATGGCTAGATTCTCTTGCaccaaaattattattattctcttCTATGTTCTTCTTATATCATGTACTACACTCCAAAATACCAAAACCAAAGTGAAGGCTTTTCCACTTCACACCAATGGAAGGTGGATAGtggatgaagaagaaggagggaagagggtGAAGCTTGCATGTCTTAGTTGGATGGCCCATGGGCTTGCTGTAGTGGCTGAGGGCCTAAGCAAGCAACCACTTGATTCCATTACAAAGAGGATAAGGCCCATGGGCTTTAACTGTATTAGGCTCACTTGGCCTCTTGAATTAGTCATCAATGAGTCTCTTGCTTCTCTCACTGTTAAAGAATCATTTAACAGGCTTGGGCTTTTTGATGATATTAATGGTATTCAAGCCCACAACCCCTCTATCTTAGACCTTCCCCTCATCAATGCTTTTCAGgtcattttttatgataaacCTTCTCAATCTACGGCatgtttagtttttttttttttttctgtttttatttttaatattttgtgttttatgtgaaattaataGTGAAAATAAGAAATAGAAACGAAgtgaaattttattaattttattatttttaaaaatttatcttgaaaataaaaataaaaatagaaaccAATGTTTTATTTTCATAAAGTTCCATAATCTTTTTACTCTAAAAGCAAAAGGATTTATGTTGGCAAATTCAGATGTTTCTTACTTTTTAGTAAGTGTAGGTATTCATGTGAAGTATTTAAAAAGCATTTATTTATTAGAGGAAATAAACGTTTCCATTTTTTCATGCATgttatcaataattcaatacTTAGGCCctttaaaaatagtttattaAAACTAATTTTCTAAAGACAGATTTGTAAAATTTGTGATTGCCATGTttggtaaataaaaataaaagtgattttCAACTACAAAAGTTGTGTCTAGTAAAATTGTTATATATTTAACATGACTTTAGTAGACATAATATAACCGTAATAAATAGTATTAATAAATATGCTATtcattaatatataaaattctattagattttttaattttaaaaagtataaattaattttagaaaatatctTTATAGAACTATAGTAGATGATTTCAAAACCATCTATATTTTCTCAAAATTAAAAGTAGAgtcacataattttttttaatctgtcaagcaaaaaataagatatttattACTTTTCAAAAGGATAAACACTTTCTTAAAAAATTTGCCATGTttggtaaataaaaataaattaaaagtgaTTTTCAACTACAAAAGTTGTGATTAGTAAAATTGTTATATATTTAACAAGACTTTAGTAGACATAATATAACCGTaataaatagtaataataaatatacatattcaataatatataaaattacattggattttttaaaaagtataaattaattttagaaaatatatttatagaaCTATAGATGATTTCAAAACCATCTATATTTTCTCAAAATTAAAAGTATAGTcacataattatttttaatctgCCAAgcaaaaaataagatatttattACTTTTCAAAAGGataaacccttttttaaaaaattttccaCTTTAATCCTAATGTTGGTTTCTAGTCTCTAAAAATAAATTGGCCACTcctcattattttattttattttattcactagtaatatttttttctaaataatttctctctctttttttgtgTATATTTACTAATTTACCTCAGGCAGTGGTGAAAAGCCTAGGAGACAACAATGTGATGGTGATTTTGGACAACCACTGTACGAAACCATCAATGTGTTGTTCTGAAACAGACCAAAATGGGTTCTTTGGAGACAAGTATTTTGATCCACATGTTTGGATCAAAGGCCTTACCAAAATGGCCACCATGTTTAATGGAGTCACTAATGTTGTGGCTATGAGCTTAAGAAATGAGCCAAGAGGTCCCAGATCCAACCTCAAAGATTGGTACAGGTAACTAGGTTTCCAATCTACCCTATCTACTTCTGATGATTGCATTAAATACTATTTCTCTCTAAGAGATAAAAAATTTaggaaaatttttaaatatacttAAAACACTAGTATTtcagtaattttaattaatatattatatattttttataattaaaataacgATTAAAATTACTAGAACAATAGTATTATTCTAGATATATaaatttttccaaaattttatttggttattaagacaaaaacaaaaaatactatACTTTTATTTTCAATCTAAAAAAAGAATATTCTCTGTATTTTCTAAAAGTagcaataaaaaaatacttttttttttatctctatATGTTtgtctctttgtatttgtattctTATCtcaaaaatagaatttaaagcATATACttaaaattctaaatcttaTGCATACTTAATTTCATAGTAAAAAATAGTAGTTaactttattattaaaaaagttattatttttttttctctcaataATTGAAACATAAAACGATTTCAAAACATATTTTACTTTAAAGAACGACAAACAAGCTTTTATAAGTTGATTTTTTTAACCAAGAAGCCATTAtaattaacatttttttataaaaatcataatttataaattttatacccaaaattaattttgttcaaaaaaaaaaaactaacctACCCTTAACTAACATTTGAGCTTCCTGGTTATCAtcattatattttatcttaacTGCATTCTTAATGCAATTGTTGGCCGTcaaaaaataaaactataaaGTATTAAATGgcttttaaataattaatcttGATAAGCTGATATTCTTATTAGTATAAACTATAAAGAGTTTTACATGACAATCCAAATAAATTCGTACGTTTAAATACTTTTAAGTAAtagatttaaaaattaatattttttatttatgatataacaATATAATACACTATTAGATGtatgtataaaattaaattccTTATATATTTCAGTATATAgaaattaaattctttaaataataacacATTAATATTGCTAGGTACATGGCTGAAGGAGCAGAAGCCGTTCATGGTGCAAATCCAAATGTTCTAGTAATTGTTTCTGGCCTAGTTTGGGATCAAGACTTATCATTTCTTAAGAATCAACCATTGAAACTCTCCTTCAATGGAAAACTAGTATTTGAGGTACACCAATATAGCTATGGGAAAGGCCCAGGTTGGCAAATTGAGAATCCAAACAAAATGTGTGCAAAGATCTTAGGAGAGGCAATGAGGAACTCTAGCTTTTTACTGGAACAAGGTCGACCAGTGATGTTGAGTGAGTTCGGCGTGAACATGAAAGGCACAAACTTGGGTGATAATAGGTTTTTGAATTGCTATTTGGGTATGTTGGCTGAACTTGACATGGATTGGGCTTTGTGGACACTTGTTGGCAGTTATTACATTAGAAATGGAGATTTTATAGTTGGAGCTGAAGAGGTTTATGGTGTTCTTAATGAGGATTGGATTAGGGTTAGGAATGCAAGTATATTGCACAAGATCTCAGCTGTTCAACTTCCTTTTAGaggtaaaatattatttgttcatacattcataatttaatgtatttattaattataccaaagttttctaaaaatatcATAGTTATTAGAACTGAAATCGTAATTAATTCGGTCATATAATTGAGTTACTAGATCATTGGTTCAACCGGTAGATCACTAATTTATCCAATTAATTACCGTCACTGAGAGATTGAGAAATATAAAGAtacaaacataaaaaaaaattgccaTTGgacaaaattcatgcaatttttttcataaaaaaaataaaaacactaaaaaaactttttattttatgttatcttaatatcatattttttgtattttaacttttaaaaaataattaaatagaaactTCCCATTTTATAAATTTTGGTCACCCTA is a window encoding:
- the LOC130946185 gene encoding glycosyl hydrolase 5 family protein-like, which codes for MARFSCTKIIIILFYVLLISCTTLQNTKTKVKAFPLHTNGRWIVDEEEGGKRVKLACLSWMAHGLAVVAEGLSKQPLDSITKRIRPMGFNCIRLTWPLELVINESLASLTVKESFNRLGLFDDINGIQAHNPSILDLPLINAFQAVVKSLGDNNVMVILDNHCTKPSMCCSETDQNGFFGDKYFDPHVWIKGLTKMATMFNGVTNVVAMSLRNEPRGPRSNLKDWYRYMAEGAEAVHGANPNVLVIVSGLVWDQDLSFLKNQPLKLSFNGKLVFEVHQYSYGKGPGWQIENPNKMCAKILGEAMRNSSFLLEQGRPVMLSEFGVNMKGTNLGDNRFLNCYLGMLAELDMDWALWTLVGSYYIRNGDFIVGAEEVYGVLNEDWIRVRNASILHKISAVQLPFRGPGLSSKAKQHKVIFHPLTGLCVLTKSTVDPLRLGPCSNSDHWQYKPQEKKLSIEGTLLCLKAYGEGKAPKLGRECSSPNSTWKMVSDSKMHLSSRVNKNGSSVRVCLDVDTTNNIIVTNTCKCLTTHKSCDAESQWFKLVDSVGGGV